The Sinorhizobium meliloti genome includes a window with the following:
- a CDS encoding SDR family NAD(P)-dependent oxidoreductase, translating to MLLKDRNAIVYGASGAVGAAVAKAFAREGARVFLAARHKDRLDAVADGIRTRGGMAEVMPVDATDKQAVEAQLALISDKAGPVKIMFNAIDWGDTQGEPLGTISLEKVLRPVQTGLTTWFYTGTAVADHMARNGGGSIVGISANAGRQAFRNVGGFGIACAAVEHFLRQLAVENGPLGVRVTWVRSPGSPDSPGVHDVWSMAARERGMTFDEIHKEFAKDTPLRRVTPLAQIADAAVLLASDLAAGMTATMANATGGAQID from the coding sequence ATGTTGCTGAAAGATCGAAATGCAATTGTTTATGGTGCCAGTGGGGCTGTTGGAGCAGCCGTGGCAAAGGCATTTGCCCGAGAAGGCGCTCGCGTCTTCCTGGCGGCCCGTCACAAGGATCGGTTGGATGCGGTTGCGGACGGTATTCGGACGCGGGGTGGAATGGCGGAGGTGATGCCTGTGGATGCAACGGACAAGCAAGCTGTTGAGGCGCAACTCGCGCTGATCTCCGATAAGGCGGGTCCGGTCAAGATAATGTTCAACGCGATTGATTGGGGCGACACACAAGGTGAGCCACTCGGGACGATTTCATTAGAGAAAGTCCTTCGGCCCGTTCAAACCGGTCTCACAACGTGGTTCTACACCGGAACTGCAGTTGCGGATCATATGGCGCGCAACGGTGGTGGTTCCATCGTCGGTATCAGTGCGAACGCTGGACGCCAAGCTTTCCGGAACGTGGGCGGGTTTGGAATTGCCTGTGCTGCCGTCGAGCATTTTTTGCGACAGTTAGCGGTAGAGAACGGGCCTTTAGGAGTGAGGGTCACGTGGGTTCGTTCGCCGGGCTCCCCAGACTCTCCCGGCGTTCACGACGTTTGGTCGATGGCTGCGCGTGAACGCGGTATGACTTTCGATGAAATCCATAAAGAGTTCGCCAAGGATACCCCGTTGCGGCGTGTGACGCCGCTCGCGCAAATAGCTGACGCGGCGGTACTCCTGGCCAGCGACTTGGCGGCCGGCATGACAGCCACGATGGCCAATGCGACAGGAGGCGCACAGATCGACTGA